In one window of Halorubrum sp. BV1 DNA:
- the ribH gene encoding 6,7-dimethyl-8-ribityllumazine synthase — protein MVSLGLVVARFNDSVTEPMAEAAREAAAERDAVVVDELSVPGAYDSPLAADRLARRDDVDAVAVVGAIVTGDTDHDRVIANATAETLTQVSLDRDTPVTFGVSGPGMSGAEARERIDKGADAADAAIDLATELD, from the coding sequence ATGGTCTCGTTGGGACTGGTAGTGGCGCGGTTCAACGACTCCGTGACGGAGCCGATGGCCGAGGCGGCCCGCGAGGCGGCGGCCGAACGCGACGCGGTCGTCGTCGACGAGCTGTCGGTGCCGGGCGCGTACGACAGCCCGCTGGCCGCCGACCGGCTCGCTCGCCGCGACGACGTCGACGCGGTCGCCGTCGTCGGAGCCATCGTCACCGGCGACACCGACCACGACCGCGTCATCGCGAACGCGACCGCCGAGACGCTCACGCAGGTGAGCCTCGACCGCGACACACCGGTCACGTTCGGCGTGAGCGGCCCGGGGATGTCCGGCGCGGAAGCGCGCGAGCGGATAGACAAGGGCGCGGACGCGGCCGACGCCGCGATCGACCTCGCGACAGAACTCGACTGA
- a CDS encoding pyridoxal phosphate-dependent aminotransferase, which yields MTDAYDFSDRIERVAPSATLAISNLAAEKEAEGADIVDLSVGEPDFDTPENIVEAGKDALDAGHTGYTSSNGIPPLKEAIAEKLRGTGIDADADEVIVTPGGKQALYETFQTLIDEGDEVVLLDPAWVSYEAMTKLAGGDLSRVDLAPHGFQLEPALDELAETVSDDTELLVVNSPSNPTGAVFSETALEGVRDLAVEHDIAVISDEIYERIIYDAEHVSLASLDGMADRTITVNGFSKAYSMTGWRLGYIHAKGDFVGEAGKLHSHSVSCAVNFVQHAGVEALENTDEAVAEMREAFADRRDLLVDLFDKHGVDVDVGDGAFYMMLPVDDSEVQGTSDASGDASRADDQAWCEAAIEEASVACVPGSAFNAPGYARISYAASAERLREAVDRLVANDLL from the coding sequence ATGACTGACGCATACGACTTCTCGGACCGAATCGAACGCGTAGCACCCAGCGCGACGCTGGCGATATCGAACCTCGCCGCCGAAAAGGAGGCCGAAGGGGCCGACATCGTCGATCTGTCCGTCGGCGAGCCCGACTTCGACACGCCAGAGAACATCGTCGAAGCGGGCAAAGACGCCCTCGACGCCGGCCACACCGGCTACACCTCCTCGAACGGGATTCCCCCGCTCAAAGAGGCGATAGCTGAGAAGCTCCGCGGGACCGGAATCGACGCCGATGCCGACGAGGTCATCGTCACGCCGGGCGGCAAGCAGGCGCTCTACGAGACGTTCCAGACGCTTATCGACGAGGGCGACGAGGTCGTCCTCCTCGATCCGGCGTGGGTCTCCTACGAGGCGATGACGAAGCTCGCGGGCGGCGACCTCTCCCGCGTCGATCTGGCCCCGCACGGGTTCCAGTTGGAGCCCGCGCTCGACGAACTCGCCGAGACGGTCTCGGACGACACCGAGCTGCTCGTGGTCAACTCCCCGTCGAACCCCACCGGTGCCGTCTTCTCCGAGACGGCCTTGGAGGGCGTCCGCGACCTCGCCGTCGAACACGACATCGCGGTGATCTCCGATGAGATCTACGAGCGGATCATTTACGACGCAGAGCACGTCTCGCTCGCGAGCCTCGACGGCATGGCCGATCGCACGATCACGGTCAACGGCTTTTCGAAGGCGTACTCGATGACCGGCTGGCGGCTCGGCTACATCCACGCGAAGGGCGACTTCGTCGGCGAGGCCGGCAAGCTCCACTCGCACTCCGTCTCGTGTGCGGTCAATTTCGTCCAGCACGCCGGCGTGGAGGCCTTAGAGAACACTGACGAGGCCGTCGCGGAGATGCGGGAGGCGTTCGCCGACCGGCGCGACCTGCTCGTCGACTTATTCGACAAACACGGGGTCGACGTCGACGTCGGCGACGGCGCGTTCTACATGATGCTCCCCGTCGACGACAGCGAGGTGCAAGGCACCTCGGACGCGAGCGGCGACGCGTCGCGAGCAGACGATCAGGCGTGGTGTGAAGCGGCGATCGAGGAGGCCTCGGTCGCGTGCGTCCCGGGCAGCGCGTTCAACGCGCCCGGCTACGCGCGAATCTCCTACGCCGCCAGCGCGGAGCGGCTCCGCGAGGCGGTCGACCGGCTCGTCGCGAACGACCTGTTGTAA